From Parasphaerochaeta coccoides DSM 17374, a single genomic window includes:
- a CDS encoding collagen-like protein, translating to MVEENIRILLGASHDYDISSSLVAGSFSLKRTLCDASFKSTLNSIRFSLIYSAEIVSYLMTSTQRIPILVFLNEQSIFEGKMDPQLSTSWQGMDMGPLSLEAVDFTVDLNVSLKQSVNWPEDVGGDSFWIFKRSDVEHSILYRLLKQAGLEGRIASDAPDISKRVRHFAASKGDATYRSLIDALGQDFDFVLTTTSSGQFITWEWTVSGNLSQAGLLTDDDILANRGGTGLTISKRYEAYDGVKVTWPKLKVMSDALLWRGNLPVGDTSDPTPGEAIAAGDYWPEDSDIIETWQKFGADYLDTSYLSGQTRLQNKDLGLVSSSNHYIKDIKDESIQLDPIRPGITAVVYEALQAQLRYKNYGSSAAKLYWAEIWGKALARDSLIETCYPELPETPYIHKAGYITDSGEAERLTNTLWIRFSQGIYDISFRSSQSYEPGSRKKIKLENGWEGYVIIIGCSRAYDFNGINSYTAVSVQGGLEVTPTTTAHQSSGKSVLPGKDGEPGEKGEQGLTGADGKSSYFHQAWANSSDGTVGFSTSVSAGKLFIGTYSDFTSTDSTSPSSYNWQPVKGDKGDKGDKGERGERGLQGLQGEDGVQGIPGVPGEDGLTAYGHIAYADTEQGGGFSQNPVGKAYVGFYSDHNPADSIDPSDYNWSLIKGADGAQGIQGPTGADGKTSYFHTAWANSSDGTVGFSTTASAGKLFIGTYSDFTAADSTSPSSYNWQPVKGDKGDKGDQGEPGSSGIPGYLGVSTSGLTLSVRGFDSDGNFGADTGYIYAGSQRISVIGTDYICTGQGQGYILIDQGGVVAFARLQPQSVGSNAWMEWQNFNSGDIISGSFVVGQFAVSGEILSAEMMTVVSTDRFISQQAMAIMQGSESSLDTNLNLWAKALGIEKLFERVGAMEAFVNKLFANQVEVIGSIYSGYDAAGNPPSDGSGWWLGQGQLKAVRAILRDIIVETLDSDGLTPVLKTQRAVKGETRESAPGKTLWSTDALYSAVALSVSQDLQTISGSYLGKTISGGTKLAGTSAFLLKDQFSGSHSQWGEYPELKWSYTIPAGIYVFSYRLTSESLSSTRPATSLLTKNNASYASFFARVSSGASIGPQTVTGTIQVNPGDTIKLFVNGSESSSGSETGGAGWVYFDCLSQASHGVFVRFSDGNTSLISLDTFRQDSCVIGAWSSQNNLHYISGTDFYSGLSSLQIGMDTATNTASSTVALTPAGGSAKTLTGIAKVTRNADGITFANATESVTIQNWGGTGSAVGVYSAVSCSVQLLSQRAQVIMSNPTPATSTTSLGTSEEPFYGGYVSDALRAVGNIPMNLVRAWGVWSNGLVADFNVNTFQYRGTGKWSVVFDNLLPTTNYALFVVGIRTDEPNDYAVIGQMSTRYTEKCNFTINHNASLNGHTNFAVLAIG from the coding sequence ATGGTAGAAGAAAATATCCGGATATTGCTAGGAGCTTCTCATGACTATGATATTTCCTCTTCATTGGTCGCAGGGTCATTCTCATTGAAAAGGACACTGTGCGATGCATCCTTCAAATCGACGCTCAACTCCATACGCTTCAGCCTCATCTATTCTGCTGAGATTGTCTCCTATCTGATGACATCTACACAGAGAATCCCTATCTTGGTTTTTCTCAATGAACAATCGATTTTTGAAGGGAAAATGGATCCTCAGCTGTCAACATCCTGGCAGGGGATGGACATGGGGCCATTGAGCCTTGAGGCCGTTGATTTTACGGTCGACCTGAATGTTTCTCTGAAGCAGTCAGTAAACTGGCCGGAAGATGTTGGAGGAGATTCTTTCTGGATTTTTAAACGCTCTGATGTGGAACACAGCATCCTCTACAGACTGCTGAAACAGGCAGGTCTGGAAGGGCGCATTGCCTCTGATGCTCCGGATATCAGCAAGCGGGTCAGACACTTTGCGGCGTCAAAGGGTGATGCGACATATAGGAGCCTCATAGATGCCCTGGGACAGGATTTCGACTTCGTACTTACAACCACTTCATCCGGCCAGTTCATTACTTGGGAATGGACCGTAAGCGGGAATCTCTCCCAGGCTGGACTCCTTACAGATGATGACATACTTGCCAACCGTGGAGGGACAGGCCTGACAATCTCAAAGAGGTATGAAGCCTACGACGGAGTGAAGGTTACATGGCCCAAACTTAAAGTCATGTCGGATGCCCTGCTGTGGCGCGGCAATCTGCCGGTAGGGGACACATCTGACCCGACCCCTGGGGAGGCGATTGCGGCAGGTGACTATTGGCCGGAAGATTCCGACATCATTGAGACTTGGCAGAAATTCGGAGCCGACTATTTGGATACCTCATATCTCTCCGGACAGACACGGTTGCAGAATAAAGACCTGGGCCTTGTCAGCAGCAGTAATCACTATATCAAGGATATCAAAGACGAAAGCATACAGCTTGATCCCATCCGGCCAGGCATCACCGCTGTGGTGTATGAAGCCCTTCAGGCACAGCTGCGCTACAAGAATTATGGCTCATCTGCTGCGAAACTCTACTGGGCAGAAATCTGGGGAAAGGCATTGGCCCGGGACAGCTTGATTGAGACGTGTTATCCAGAGCTGCCAGAAACTCCTTATATCCATAAGGCTGGTTACATCACGGATTCTGGTGAAGCTGAAAGACTGACAAATACTTTGTGGATCCGTTTCAGCCAGGGAATCTATGATATATCTTTCCGTTCATCACAGAGCTATGAACCAGGTTCAAGAAAAAAGATAAAACTTGAAAACGGTTGGGAAGGTTATGTCATCATCATTGGTTGCTCTAGGGCATATGACTTCAACGGGATCAATTCATATACTGCGGTTAGTGTTCAGGGGGGATTGGAAGTCACACCCACCACTACAGCGCATCAGAGTAGTGGAAAGTCAGTATTACCCGGCAAAGATGGAGAACCAGGAGAAAAGGGGGAACAGGGACTCACAGGAGCTGACGGCAAGAGCTCGTACTTCCACCAAGCATGGGCGAACAGTTCTGATGGAACGGTTGGGTTCTCAACGTCTGTCTCGGCAGGGAAGCTATTCATCGGTACCTATTCCGATTTTACGTCCACAGATTCTACCAGTCCTTCATCGTACAACTGGCAACCAGTCAAGGGCGACAAGGGCGACAAGGGAGATAAAGGAGAAAGGGGAGAGAGGGGCTTACAGGGGTTGCAGGGAGAAGACGGAGTACAGGGCATTCCCGGCGTTCCAGGGGAAGATGGACTGACGGCCTACGGCCACATAGCCTACGCAGACACTGAACAGGGTGGGGGCTTCTCGCAGAACCCTGTGGGTAAGGCATATGTGGGATTCTATAGCGACCACAATCCGGCAGACTCTATCGACCCCTCTGACTACAACTGGTCTCTTATCAAGGGAGCTGACGGAGCGCAGGGGATACAGGGGCCGACAGGAGCTGACGGCAAGACATCGTACTTCCACACTGCATGGGCGAACAGTTCTGACGGAACGGTCGGCTTCTCTACAACTGCCTCGGCAGGGAAGCTATTCATCGGCACTTATTCCGATTTCACGGCCGCAGATTCTACCAGTCCTTCATCGTACAACTGGCAACCAGTCAAGGGCGATAAGGGCGATAAAGGAGACCAAGGTGAACCCGGTTCATCCGGCATTCCTGGCTATCTGGGTGTATCGACTTCCGGCCTGACGCTCTCGGTCAGGGGCTTTGACTCTGATGGAAACTTTGGAGCGGACACAGGATATATCTATGCTGGATCACAGAGGATTTCAGTCATCGGTACCGACTACATCTGCACAGGCCAGGGACAGGGCTACATTCTCATCGACCAAGGCGGGGTGGTGGCCTTTGCCCGACTTCAGCCGCAGTCCGTTGGAAGTAATGCCTGGATGGAGTGGCAGAATTTCAATTCTGGAGATATCATTTCTGGCAGTTTCGTTGTCGGGCAGTTTGCAGTCTCCGGAGAGATTCTTTCCGCCGAGATGATGACTGTGGTCAGTACAGACCGTTTCATTTCGCAGCAGGCGATGGCGATTATGCAGGGCTCTGAGTCTTCCCTTGATACAAACTTGAACCTCTGGGCTAAAGCGTTAGGCATTGAAAAACTGTTCGAGCGGGTGGGAGCCATGGAGGCGTTCGTAAACAAGCTGTTCGCAAACCAGGTCGAGGTCATAGGCTCGATATACTCCGGCTATGACGCCGCAGGGAATCCTCCTTCGGATGGTTCCGGCTGGTGGTTGGGACAGGGGCAGCTCAAAGCGGTCCGGGCAATTCTGAGGGACATCATTGTTGAGACGTTGGATTCAGATGGCCTGACGCCGGTGCTCAAGACGCAGCGTGCTGTCAAGGGAGAGACGAGAGAGTCCGCTCCGGGGAAGACGTTGTGGTCTACAGATGCACTGTACTCAGCAGTGGCACTGTCGGTAAGCCAGGACTTGCAAACCATCTCTGGCTCTTATTTGGGAAAAACTATTTCTGGTGGAACGAAACTCGCCGGAACAAGCGCCTTTTTACTAAAGGACCAGTTTAGCGGCAGTCATTCTCAGTGGGGCGAGTATCCTGAACTGAAGTGGTCGTATACCATCCCTGCTGGGATATACGTGTTTTCTTATCGGTTGACTTCTGAGTCACTCTCATCCACAAGACCAGCAACATCTTTGCTGACTAAGAACAATGCGTCTTATGCCTCTTTCTTTGCAAGAGTAAGTAGTGGTGCGTCTATTGGCCCGCAAACTGTGACAGGAACAATCCAGGTCAACCCAGGGGACACAATCAAACTGTTTGTAAACGGAAGTGAATCCTCAAGCGGTTCTGAAACAGGCGGTGCTGGTTGGGTGTACTTCGATTGTCTGTCACAAGCGAGTCATGGAGTGTTTGTAAGATTCTCCGATGGAAACACATCTTTGATATCTCTCGACACTTTCCGTCAGGATAGTTGCGTAATAGGTGCATGGAGTTCTCAAAACAACCTGCATTATATCTCCGGTACGGACTTCTACAGTGGGCTGTCAAGTCTCCAGATCGGTATGGATACGGCAACCAATACGGCCAGTTCGACCGTTGCACTCACTCCCGCCGGGGGAAGCGCCAAGACCCTCACAGGCATAGCAAAGGTCACACGGAACGCCGATGGCATAACCTTTGCCAATGCGACTGAATCTGTGACTATCCAGAATTGGGGTGGCACCGGTTCAGCGGTAGGAGTATATTCTGCCGTGTCTTGTAGTGTGCAGTTACTCTCCCAGAGAGCACAAGTCATCATGAGCAATCCAACTCCTGCAACCAGTACTACAAGTCTGGGAACATCGGAGGAGCCGTTCTATGGGGGATATGTTTCCGATGCATTGCGAGCGGTCGGAAATATTCCCATGAATCTGGTGAGAGCATGGGGTGTGTGGTCCAACGGACTTGTTGCAGATTTTAACGTAAATACATTCCAATATAGAGGAACTGGTAAATGGTCTGTTGTCTTTGATAATCTATTGCCAACAACAAACTATGCTTTATTTGTTGTTGGCATCCGAACGGACGAACCGAACGATTATGCTGTTATCGGCCAGATGAGTACTCGTTATACAGAGAAATGTAACTTTACTATCAACCATAACGCATCGCTGAATGGACATACAAACTTTGCCGTTCTGGCTATCGGATAG
- a CDS encoding phage tail length tape measure family protein, translating into MALTVTEELRLIVQAETAEAKKAIENVEEAVKNLKTSLDSNAGAQEKQAQAAKTSTDQAKQQKKATDENKKSQQDFTGILKSLTSKYLSVAAAIGLVTAATRQGIKDTIEEIEANARLQAMIDVTGKSRDISVRQISEIATQVERLTNIDDTQLKNAMAALLPLENIAVSQMERIVLSAANISKLMGTDITSAVRDLGRVLENPATEMESLKESGIFISTEIKNQVLDLIEQNKQYEAQILLLETIEGRVGGVAEKIAQTNPGKWTAFWNAFKESSQVGWKGVIGSLPDVSRLTALLQKDSDRTRRLLEFEDLAKFIAAGEFSDVKNWNLDEVLHSLEIINSNNYNKTENYKKFVSILQNILPIKAQEGMWEEQKTQAAKESLGKEKERATVLEEQAGLTASLSALYGQTDEGRKTALEADLKKLQEQQAADQLILDSYRHDPEADKEIVAEVKKRIDLYAAVIAAKQAELDGMQPTIDSDTQTYIEKLFDGGDARSFSMDIPVGFDFGRTELQTLEEQLSSVKTQITKMWSAGAEEGDTGEWKENLEILSGTYDEIAEKIEVIKHGESLRAEAEKLIASLMTDEERKAAELAAYQKTLDELEKQGLLTAQQRQELWDKAVGTAEKELTVAQAVNEEMAKMGESLKKQFFTADALGSTAAGAFESMGSAIASGGNALDGFGDSMGQFTQQVLSQISSSAIAAGLRIIAETGWAGVPVALGLFALGGITGMSAGLMGGGTGIDDSITQSMQDELEARQKLAETINSTIDTEYDLLRRQLDRNLIDVVTFREGAGNLQQQRNEADARTGLSSAAIAKVNALDAELSGMSGWDKFWSGRDEDITSEVSRINAMYAEIGTASLDRLREIMSELEKLGVKTGNVPAFASGGEFLTTGPQLIMVGDNPGGVEHVRIRPVSSQSPGMSSGATEPPNVIYIQGDVYGIDDLYGKLQIAGVKLKARGA; encoded by the coding sequence ATGGCACTTACTGTGACAGAAGAACTGAGGCTCATTGTCCAAGCGGAAACTGCAGAGGCAAAGAAAGCCATTGAGAATGTTGAAGAAGCTGTCAAAAATCTGAAAACAAGCTTGGATAGCAATGCTGGCGCACAGGAAAAACAGGCGCAGGCTGCCAAGACCTCGACAGATCAGGCAAAGCAACAGAAGAAAGCAACCGATGAGAATAAAAAAAGCCAGCAGGACTTCACAGGTATCCTGAAGAGCTTGACATCAAAGTACTTGTCAGTCGCCGCTGCCATCGGGCTTGTCACGGCAGCGACCAGACAAGGAATCAAGGACACCATTGAAGAGATCGAAGCAAACGCACGTCTGCAGGCGATGATCGATGTCACGGGCAAATCCCGCGACATTTCAGTCCGCCAGATATCCGAGATTGCAACTCAGGTCGAGAGACTGACCAATATCGATGATACACAGCTGAAGAATGCCATGGCGGCTCTCCTGCCGCTTGAGAATATCGCTGTATCCCAGATGGAGCGTATCGTGCTCTCCGCGGCAAATATCTCAAAGCTTATGGGCACGGATATCACCTCCGCAGTCCGGGATCTTGGCAGGGTACTGGAAAACCCGGCGACAGAGATGGAATCGCTCAAAGAATCCGGCATCTTCATATCAACGGAAATCAAGAACCAGGTCCTGGACCTGATTGAACAGAACAAACAATATGAAGCACAGATTCTTCTGCTTGAGACAATAGAAGGTCGGGTCGGCGGGGTTGCTGAAAAGATTGCACAGACGAATCCCGGAAAATGGACGGCGTTCTGGAATGCCTTCAAAGAGAGCAGCCAGGTCGGATGGAAAGGTGTCATTGGCTCTTTACCTGATGTGTCACGGCTGACCGCTTTGCTCCAGAAAGATTCCGACCGTACCCGGAGACTCCTGGAGTTTGAGGATCTTGCCAAGTTCATTGCTGCGGGAGAGTTCTCAGATGTAAAGAACTGGAATCTTGATGAAGTGCTGCATAGCCTGGAGATAATCAACAGCAACAACTACAATAAGACGGAGAACTATAAGAAATTTGTAAGCATCCTTCAGAACATCCTACCGATCAAAGCTCAGGAAGGCATGTGGGAGGAGCAGAAAACTCAGGCTGCCAAGGAATCCCTGGGGAAGGAGAAAGAACGCGCGACAGTACTTGAGGAACAGGCTGGCCTCACTGCGTCTCTATCAGCTCTCTATGGACAGACGGACGAAGGGCGGAAGACGGCTCTTGAAGCGGACCTGAAGAAGTTACAAGAACAGCAGGCGGCTGATCAGCTCATCCTGGACTCATACCGCCATGATCCGGAAGCGGATAAAGAGATTGTCGCGGAAGTAAAGAAGCGCATAGATTTGTATGCAGCGGTTATCGCAGCAAAGCAAGCTGAGCTGGACGGCATGCAACCTACGATTGACTCTGATACGCAGACATACATTGAAAAACTGTTCGACGGAGGGGATGCCCGCTCATTCAGCATGGATATCCCCGTCGGCTTTGACTTCGGCCGTACTGAGCTACAGACGCTAGAGGAGCAGCTCTCATCAGTAAAGACCCAGATCACCAAGATGTGGTCAGCGGGGGCGGAAGAAGGCGACACCGGGGAGTGGAAAGAGAATCTGGAGATTCTCTCTGGGACATATGATGAGATAGCCGAGAAGATCGAAGTCATCAAGCATGGTGAGAGCCTGCGTGCTGAAGCGGAAAAACTCATTGCATCCCTTATGACTGATGAGGAGAGGAAAGCCGCTGAACTCGCCGCATATCAGAAGACTTTGGATGAACTGGAAAAGCAGGGTCTGTTGACCGCCCAACAGAGACAGGAACTTTGGGACAAGGCGGTCGGGACAGCAGAAAAGGAGCTGACGGTCGCCCAGGCGGTCAATGAAGAAATGGCAAAGATGGGGGAATCCCTGAAGAAACAATTCTTCACTGCTGATGCCCTAGGCTCAACTGCGGCAGGGGCATTTGAGAGTATGGGTTCCGCCATCGCTTCTGGAGGTAACGCCCTTGATGGCTTTGGAGATTCCATGGGGCAGTTTACACAGCAGGTTCTCTCCCAGATTTCTTCCAGTGCCATAGCAGCTGGTTTAAGAATTATTGCGGAGACTGGCTGGGCCGGGGTTCCTGTTGCCCTGGGACTGTTCGCACTGGGCGGTATCACCGGAATGTCAGCGGGTCTGATGGGTGGTGGGACTGGGATAGATGATTCAATCACACAGTCAATGCAGGATGAACTTGAGGCCCGGCAGAAACTGGCGGAAACAATAAACTCTACAATAGATACTGAATATGACCTGCTCAGGCGGCAGCTTGATCGAAACCTGATTGATGTCGTCACATTTCGTGAAGGGGCGGGAAATCTACAGCAGCAGCGCAATGAAGCCGATGCCCGGACGGGGCTGTCAAGCGCAGCCATAGCCAAGGTGAATGCACTGGACGCCGAGCTGAGCGGCATGTCAGGGTGGGATAAGTTCTGGAGCGGACGTGACGAGGACATCACAAGTGAAGTGTCCCGCATCAATGCCATGTATGCCGAAATCGGGACGGCATCCCTGGACAGGCTGCGGGAGATTATGAGTGAGCTGGAGAAGCTGGGAGTGAAGACAGGAAACGTTCCAGCCTTTGCTTCTGGAGGCGAGTTTCTTACGACCGGACCTCAGCTCATCATGGTCGGCGATAATCCCGGAGGGGTGGAGCATGTGAGGATCCGGCCGGTGTCTTCACAGTCCCCTGGTATGTCTTCAGGGGCAACAGAACCGCCTAATGTCATCTATATACAGGGTGATGTGTACGGTATAGATGACCTATACGGGAAGCTTCAAATCGCTGGCGTTAAGTTAAAGGCGAGAGGGGCATGA
- a CDS encoding phage virion morphogenesis protein gives MKMTFTVKCEGQLSVAVGHDFYARAGQYMVSSTLRKINGGIRPTNAPLTVAIKQGSRTLRDRGQLMSSISSRVEGDAAIIGTNHPGARLNHFGGTIHPKKGKWLWIPAGGRTRRLQRRYGFSATHIISGLKRDGYKVWMASRKKTSGAFMAQKGRGNPFVVFILKKSVTIPARPFLFVDDLDRDVLSRMLAQEVKR, from the coding sequence ATGAAGATGACATTCACCGTCAAGTGTGAGGGGCAGCTCTCTGTAGCGGTTGGTCATGACTTCTATGCCAGGGCTGGACAGTACATGGTCTCCTCAACGCTGCGCAAGATAAACGGTGGGATCAGACCGACGAATGCCCCGCTGACCGTCGCGATCAAACAGGGCTCTCGGACACTGCGGGATAGGGGACAGCTGATGTCCTCAATTTCCAGCCGGGTTGAAGGTGATGCTGCAATAATCGGGACGAATCATCCGGGTGCTAGGCTCAACCACTTTGGAGGTACCATACACCCAAAGAAAGGGAAGTGGCTGTGGATTCCGGCTGGTGGTAGGACACGCCGGCTGCAAAGGCGGTATGGATTCAGTGCGACCCATATCATCTCCGGTTTGAAGCGAGATGGCTATAAGGTCTGGATGGCGAGCAGGAAAAAGACAAGCGGGGCATTCATGGCACAGAAAGGCAGGGGTAACCCGTTCGTGGTTTTCATCCTGAAGAAATCTGTAACCATCCCTGCCCGGCCGTTCCTGTTCGTTGATGATCTGGATCGTGATGTGCTGTCCCGGATGCTTGCTCAGGAGGTGAAGAGGTGA